From a single Bacillus pumilus genomic region:
- a CDS encoding ATP-binding cassette domain-containing protein, translated as MITLSDCSCWFKDKKKVVKAMKHMTFSVKEGEVVGILGENGAGKTTLLRAVATLLEPTHGTVNVAGFDTVKESTEVKKRIGVLFGGETGLYDRLTARENLEYFGKLYGLNQHEIKARIEDLAKRFGMRQYMDRKVKGFSRGMKQKVAIARTLIHDPDIILFDEPTTGLDITSSNIFRDFIHQLKQQNKTILFSSHIMEEVSQLCDSVMMIHQGELVYKGTLPELYTQEQSDDLNYIFMSKLARGIS; from the coding sequence ATGATTACTCTCAGCGATTGCAGTTGCTGGTTTAAAGATAAGAAAAAGGTCGTAAAAGCGATGAAACATATGACGTTCTCCGTGAAGGAAGGGGAAGTCGTTGGCATCCTAGGTGAAAATGGTGCAGGGAAAACCACATTATTACGTGCCGTCGCCACATTATTAGAACCTACGCACGGAACAGTCAATGTCGCAGGCTTTGATACGGTGAAAGAATCAACAGAAGTGAAAAAGCGAATTGGTGTCTTGTTTGGCGGTGAGACGGGGCTTTACGATCGTTTGACGGCACGAGAAAACCTTGAATACTTTGGCAAATTGTATGGCTTAAATCAGCATGAAATCAAAGCAAGAATAGAGGATTTGGCAAAGCGTTTTGGGATGAGACAATATATGGATCGAAAGGTGAAAGGATTCTCAAGAGGAATGAAACAAAAGGTGGCGATTGCCAGAACCTTGATTCATGATCCTGACATTATTTTATTTGATGAGCCGACAACAGGCTTGGATATTACATCAAGTAATATTTTCAGAGACTTTATTCATCAGCTCAAGCAGCAAAATAAAACCATTCTTTTTTCAAGCCACATCATGGAAGAAGTCAGCCAGCTCTGTGACAGTGTGATGATGATTCATCAAGGAGAGCTAGTATACAAAGGAACACTTCCAGAATTATATACACAGGAACAAAGTGATGACTTGAACTATATCTTTATGTCGAAGCTCGCTAGGGGGATTTCATAA
- a CDS encoding ABC transporter permease — translation MWKTVFLKEMTDALRDRKTLLLTVLIPLLTMLGLVFFYESMIADPGDETYTVAVNEKLPTEMNQMIKEVKNLTLETFDDPQQAVKDGKANAYLEMPKKADDMLQHQQSFAIKIHGYTTDDDSVIAVQMLQSLLEQYQNQVVEKRLTADQINTSVIHPFEVQSVDVEEGDEGENGMTSMLLSILLPMILVTSVISGALPAALDIVAGEKDRKSIEALFLTPASRLQILIGKWLAVSMFGILSGIVAIGMLLLSTLLFTEKLKQALNFGDQMWSIIAVMFAALIIFSFMVSMIELLLSVVSSSVKEAQSYMSMIITLGVIPMFFTMRAGATQLDTYYFAVPFLNIHALCKQLMFGIIDPMAVTLTLGSSALAVVILFVIVRSLFMKEKWMLAK, via the coding sequence ATGTGGAAAACCGTATTTTTAAAAGAAATGACAGATGCGCTAAGAGACCGAAAAACGCTACTCTTAACAGTACTGATTCCTCTTTTGACGATGCTTGGACTGGTGTTCTTTTATGAAAGCATGATTGCAGATCCAGGGGATGAAACCTATACGGTCGCAGTGAATGAAAAGCTACCAACTGAAATGAATCAAATGATCAAAGAGGTCAAAAACCTCACACTTGAAACATTTGATGACCCTCAGCAAGCTGTCAAAGATGGAAAGGCAAATGCTTACCTAGAAATGCCGAAAAAGGCAGACGACATGCTTCAGCATCAACAATCATTTGCAATTAAAATTCATGGGTATACAACAGATGATGATTCGGTCATCGCAGTTCAAATGCTGCAATCCTTATTGGAGCAGTATCAAAACCAAGTCGTAGAAAAGCGTTTAACCGCTGATCAAATCAATACGTCAGTTATTCATCCATTTGAGGTGCAGTCCGTTGATGTAGAAGAGGGCGATGAAGGAGAAAATGGCATGACCTCTATGCTTTTGTCGATTCTGCTTCCAATGATTTTGGTGACCTCCGTCATCTCAGGTGCTTTGCCAGCTGCGCTTGATATTGTAGCGGGTGAAAAAGACCGAAAATCCATTGAAGCGTTGTTCCTGACACCTGCCAGCAGACTCCAAATTCTCATCGGAAAATGGCTGGCTGTCTCTATGTTCGGGATTTTAAGTGGAATTGTGGCGATCGGCATGCTGCTTTTATCCACGCTGCTCTTTACAGAAAAGCTAAAACAAGCACTGAACTTTGGTGATCAGATGTGGAGCATTATCGCCGTCATGTTTGCGGCGCTTATCATCTTCTCATTCATGGTATCGATGATTGAACTGCTACTCAGTGTCGTTTCAAGCTCAGTGAAAGAAGCGCAATCGTACATGTCCATGATCATTACATTAGGTGTGATCCCAATGTTCTTTACTATGAGAGCAGGTGCTACGCAGCTAGATACGTATTACTTTGCTGTCCCATTCCTTAATATTCACGCGCTTTGTAAGCAATTGATGTTTGGTATTATCGATCCGATGGCCGTCACTCTGACACTAGGCTCCTCAGCCCTCGCAGTCGTCATCTTGTTTGTGATCGTGAGAAGCTTGTTTATGAAAGAAAAATGGATGCTTGCGAAATAA
- a CDS encoding DUF4352 domain-containing protein: MFKKKLSLFLLILCVTVVAAACSGGKDKSAAKEKDTKSLDTAEVKVESAEYTLPPQYDTSVQDDQYVLKVNVSVKNISKEPLNVDKSNFTLYQDDAQVSTISPDDYNEVLSSSSLNADKVLKGGLFYVVDKDKDYQLVYTEPGSGSKKDDKTLEFDIKGKDLMKKADTLQASAKALSSYIDVMIFGKNNDEFEKLTGDNKSTVVNEFDKSFKQGYITSSGISSSSAKDENLDKLLKAVKETLAEKSKVSTKTKAISGDKAVVTVTLTPIDASPLVDRLKEKATEFYSKNRTASYDEAQKYLLSIYPEEFKKLGPSSTEETVEVNMKKNDIDQWKLDLNDYKTSSLVEKFIKN; encoded by the coding sequence ATGTTTAAAAAGAAATTATCCCTGTTTCTTCTGATCTTGTGTGTCACTGTTGTCGCTGCTGCTTGTAGTGGTGGAAAAGACAAATCAGCTGCGAAAGAAAAAGATACAAAATCCCTTGATACAGCTGAGGTAAAGGTAGAAAGTGCTGAGTACACGTTACCACCTCAATACGATACATCTGTACAGGATGATCAGTATGTACTAAAAGTGAACGTATCTGTAAAAAATATCAGCAAAGAGCCTCTAAATGTTGATAAAAGCAACTTCACGCTTTACCAAGATGATGCACAGGTGTCTACGATCTCTCCAGATGATTACAACGAAGTATTATCGTCTAGCTCTCTCAATGCAGACAAAGTATTAAAAGGCGGTCTTTTCTATGTTGTTGACAAAGACAAAGACTATCAGCTTGTGTACACAGAGCCAGGTAGTGGTTCTAAAAAAGATGACAAAACACTAGAATTCGATATTAAAGGTAAAGACTTAATGAAAAAAGCAGATACACTTCAAGCGTCTGCAAAAGCTCTTTCTTCTTATATTGACGTCATGATTTTTGGTAAGAATAACGACGAGTTCGAAAAACTAACAGGTGATAACAAATCGACTGTTGTAAACGAATTTGATAAATCATTCAAACAAGGTTACATCACATCATCAGGTATTTCTTCTAGCTCAGCGAAGGATGAAAACCTTGATAAGCTTCTAAAAGCTGTGAAAGAAACATTAGCTGAAAAATCAAAAGTATCAACAAAAACAAAAGCCATCAGTGGGGATAAAGCCGTTGTGACTGTAACTCTTACACCAATTGATGCAAGCCCGCTTGTCGATCGTTTGAAAGAAAAAGCAACTGAGTTCTACAGCAAAAACCGTACAGCCTCTTATGATGAGGCACAAAAATATTTACTCTCGATCTACCCAGAAGAGTTTAAAAAATTAGGACCATCATCTACTGAAGAAACAGTTGAAGTCAACATGAAGAAAAATGACATCGACCAATGGAAACTTGATTTGAACGATTACAAAACAAGCTCATTGGTTGAAAAATTCATCAAGAACTAA
- a CDS encoding cell wall hydrolase: protein MAVVRATSSDIDLMARLLRAEAEGEGKQGMLLVGNVGINRLRANCSDFKGLRTIPQMIYQEHAFEAVTHGYFYQRARETEKALARRNINGERFWPAKFSLWYFKPPGNCPPTWYNQPFVARYKSHCFYQPTAETCENVYNTF from the coding sequence ATGGCAGTGGTAAGAGCGACAAGCTCTGATATTGATTTAATGGCCAGACTGCTGAGAGCGGAGGCAGAGGGTGAAGGGAAGCAAGGGATGCTGCTCGTAGGAAATGTAGGCATCAACCGGTTGCGTGCCAACTGCTCTGACTTTAAAGGGCTGCGTACGATTCCACAAATGATTTATCAGGAGCATGCATTTGAAGCAGTCACACATGGTTACTTTTATCAACGAGCAAGAGAAACGGAAAAAGCACTTGCGCGGAGGAATATTAACGGAGAACGATTTTGGCCGGCGAAATTCAGCCTTTGGTATTTTAAACCGCCTGGGAATTGCCCGCCGACTTGGTACAATCAGCCGTTTGTGGCGAGGTATAAGTCGCATTGTTTTTATCAGCCAACCGCTGAAACATGTGAAAATGTCTATAACACCTTTTAG
- a CDS encoding glucose 1-dehydrogenase — MYQDLRGKTAIVTGSSKGIGQAIALRFGQEQMNVVVNYKGDEEGAEETVQAIQQHGGRAVKVHADVSKEEGIQAIMDTALEHFGTVDVFVNNSGFNGEEAMPHEMTLEQWQKVIDVNITGAFLGAKAAIAYMMEHDIKGSILNISSVHQEIPRPFNVHYSTSKGGMNMMTKTLALDYAEAGIRINAIAPGTMATESNDDLQDEQKKQKQLEKIPMRAFGEPKEIGSAAAFLVSKEASYITGTTLFVDGGMTLYPSQIND, encoded by the coding sequence ATGTATCAAGATTTAAGAGGGAAAACAGCCATTGTGACAGGTTCTTCAAAAGGAATCGGACAAGCTATCGCATTGCGATTTGGACAAGAGCAAATGAATGTGGTTGTGAACTATAAAGGTGATGAAGAGGGTGCTGAAGAAACGGTTCAAGCCATTCAGCAGCACGGAGGTAGGGCGGTGAAGGTACACGCGGATGTCTCCAAAGAGGAAGGAATTCAAGCGATCATGGATACAGCACTGGAGCATTTCGGTACAGTCGATGTGTTCGTCAATAATTCAGGCTTTAATGGTGAAGAAGCGATGCCGCATGAGATGACGCTCGAGCAATGGCAAAAAGTTATTGATGTGAATATCACAGGCGCCTTTTTAGGGGCAAAGGCTGCAATCGCCTATATGATGGAGCATGACATCAAAGGGTCTATTTTAAATATATCCAGTGTCCATCAGGAAATACCGCGCCCGTTTAATGTTCATTATTCCACTTCCAAAGGCGGAATGAACATGATGACAAAAACGCTGGCTCTTGATTATGCGGAAGCAGGTATTCGGATCAATGCGATTGCACCAGGTACAATGGCGACCGAATCGAATGATGATTTGCAGGATGAACAGAAAAAACAAAAGCAGCTTGAAAAGATTCCGATGAGAGCATTTGGCGAACCGAAGGAGATTGGGTCCGCTGCTGCATTCCTCGTATCTAAGGAAGCTTCGTATATCACAGGCACCACTTTATTTGTCGATGGAGGAATGACGCTTTACCCTTCTCAAATCAATGATTAA
- a CDS encoding acyltransferase family protein: MKKRLDWVDAAKGIGILLVVMAHVPIPDSLKQFIYSFHMPLFFLLSGMMFRSSSHPALSFIQKKAKSLLLPYLYFSIITYVFWLSVTRFFAFKGQTDIDPFVPFTGIFISNADEARLTHNPAIWFLTTLFLVEILFFFMHRLTKGKPVVLILLTVLCGGAGYASTLLLDQSLPWNANVALTAVVFYSIGFLAKKWFVELKTDPTLLLCTGLLVLTAYMQSFNSRIDMRVNDYGDLFLFYACALLGSAAVIYLSFKFKTSPILTYLGRNSIVILVLQFAGIDIMKAFVYYGLGINIADTAQLSWTLFYTIGTLLLMVPCISFLSKYPMLLGKPAKAAHRYEQKTSAG; encoded by the coding sequence ATGAAAAAGAGACTCGATTGGGTAGACGCAGCTAAAGGAATCGGCATTCTGCTCGTGGTCATGGCGCATGTGCCCATTCCAGATTCATTAAAGCAATTCATATACTCTTTTCATATGCCCCTATTCTTTTTACTATCAGGCATGATGTTTCGATCATCCTCACACCCCGCTCTGTCATTTATTCAGAAGAAAGCCAAGAGCTTACTCTTGCCCTATCTCTATTTTTCTATCATTACGTATGTGTTCTGGTTATCCGTTACTCGTTTCTTTGCCTTTAAGGGACAAACGGATATTGACCCTTTCGTTCCATTTACAGGTATCTTTATATCCAATGCAGATGAAGCAAGACTCACACATAACCCAGCCATCTGGTTTTTAACGACGCTCTTCTTAGTAGAAATCTTATTTTTCTTTATGCACCGTCTGACAAAAGGAAAGCCTGTTGTCTTGATCTTACTGACCGTTCTTTGCGGAGGTGCCGGATATGCCTCTACCTTGCTTTTAGACCAAAGTCTACCTTGGAATGCCAATGTCGCCTTGACGGCTGTCGTGTTTTATTCCATTGGATTTTTGGCAAAGAAGTGGTTTGTGGAATTAAAAACAGACCCAACCCTTCTTCTTTGTACAGGTCTGCTTGTACTGACGGCTTACATGCAAAGCTTTAATTCACGAATCGATATGCGTGTGAATGACTATGGTGATCTTTTTCTTTTCTATGCATGTGCACTGCTCGGTTCAGCTGCCGTGATTTATTTAAGTTTCAAATTCAAAACGTCCCCTATTTTGACGTATCTCGGACGAAATTCCATTGTCATTCTTGTCTTGCAGTTTGCCGGCATCGATATCATGAAAGCATTTGTTTATTATGGGCTTGGTATCAATATTGCAGATACAGCACAGCTCTCTTGGACACTCTTTTACACGATTGGGACATTGCTGCTTATGGTGCCATGTATCTCCTTCCTGAGCAAGTACCCGATGCTGCTCGGCAAACCAGCCAAAGCCGCACACCGCTACGAACAAAAAACATCCGCCGGCTGA
- a CDS encoding LLM class flavin-dependent oxidoreductase, which yields MPSLHILDQVAIPKGQTAQEALIHTTKLAQLAETLGYERYWFAEHHSTRGLASTAPEILMAHIAAHTSTLRTGSGGILLPQYSPFKIAEVTRQLEALYPGRIELGVGKSPGGIERTRLALTDGAQKDLSQFDRQLKDLLFYLSDSLPSDHPHAGVKASPLVDAHPPVWLLGLGENSAMQAAELGINYILGHFIHPARGKQAFETYRSHFSPSVFSTQPHAMFAVFVICAETDEEADQIASSTDLWLLRVEKGLDSRVPSIEEASAYHYTTQEKNKVLQNRQRMIVGSKTTVKEQLQILMDRYQTDDIMILNNSYDPIEKQRSFERIAELF from the coding sequence ATGCCATCACTTCATATATTAGATCAAGTCGCCATTCCTAAAGGGCAGACAGCACAGGAGGCATTGATTCACACAACAAAGCTGGCTCAGCTTGCGGAAACTCTTGGGTATGAGCGTTATTGGTTTGCTGAACACCACAGTACAAGAGGGCTTGCTAGTACAGCACCTGAAATATTAATGGCACATATTGCCGCTCATACATCGACTTTGCGTACCGGCTCTGGCGGCATTTTACTTCCGCAGTACAGTCCTTTTAAAATCGCAGAGGTCACGCGTCAGCTTGAAGCCCTTTATCCTGGACGAATCGAGCTCGGTGTCGGAAAGTCCCCAGGCGGAATAGAAAGAACGAGGCTGGCTTTAACAGACGGCGCGCAAAAAGACCTGTCTCAGTTTGACCGCCAGTTGAAAGATCTTCTATTTTACTTATCTGACAGCCTGCCTTCTGATCATCCACATGCAGGGGTCAAAGCATCTCCGCTCGTTGACGCTCATCCGCCGGTTTGGCTGCTTGGGCTAGGAGAAAATAGTGCCATGCAGGCGGCGGAGCTTGGCATCAACTATATTTTGGGTCACTTTATCCACCCTGCACGCGGCAAGCAAGCATTTGAGACTTACCGATCTCACTTTTCTCCATCAGTCTTTTCCACGCAGCCACACGCTATGTTTGCCGTCTTTGTCATCTGTGCGGAAACAGATGAAGAAGCCGACCAGATCGCCAGCAGTACAGATTTGTGGCTGCTTCGTGTTGAAAAAGGATTAGACAGCCGCGTTCCTTCTATAGAAGAAGCGAGTGCTTATCACTACACCACGCAGGAAAAGAACAAAGTGTTACAAAACCGCCAGCGCATGATTGTTGGCTCAAAAACAACTGTGAAAGAGCAATTACAGATCTTGATGGACCGCTATCAAACGGATGACATCATGATTTTAAACAATTCTTATGATCCGATAGAAAAACAGCGCTCCTTCGAACGAATCGCTGAATTATTTTGA
- a CDS encoding TerD family protein has translation MAITLEKGQRIDLTKGKAGLTNILVGLGWDPVSQGGGFLGKLFGGGGGADIDCDASVLMLKNDKFTENKDLIYFGNLKSKCGSVEHTGDNLTGEGDGDDEQVLVNLSKVPGNVNKLVFVVNIYDALRRNQHFGMIQNAYIRIVDRSNNQELVKYNLKDEYAGKTSLIVGELYRHENDWKFAAVGNGTNDAKLADITRNYI, from the coding sequence TTGGCAATTACATTAGAAAAAGGTCAACGTATTGATTTAACAAAAGGGAAGGCAGGACTAACGAATATTCTAGTTGGACTTGGCTGGGACCCTGTATCACAAGGTGGCGGATTTTTAGGAAAGCTGTTTGGCGGCGGAGGCGGCGCTGATATTGATTGTGATGCTTCAGTGCTCATGCTGAAAAATGATAAGTTTACGGAAAATAAAGATTTGATTTATTTTGGCAACTTGAAAAGTAAGTGTGGCAGTGTCGAGCATACAGGTGACAACCTGACTGGTGAAGGAGACGGAGATGATGAACAAGTCCTCGTCAACTTGAGCAAGGTGCCAGGTAATGTGAATAAATTGGTGTTTGTTGTGAACATCTATGATGCACTGAGAAGAAATCAACACTTTGGTATGATTCAAAATGCGTATATTCGTATTGTTGATCGTTCAAACAACCAAGAATTAGTGAAATATAATTTAAAAGATGAGTATGCAGGGAAAACATCATTAATCGTTGGAGAGCTTTACCGTCATGAGAATGATTGGAAGTTTGCAGCTGTTGGGAACGGGACAAATGATGCGAAGCTTGCTGATATTACGAGAAACTATATTTAA